The nucleotide sequence GCAGCCCGTGCCAGGATGGATGGAGGCCGTCAGCGAGCCGGGACGAGGGGGATTCCGATGGGCGAGACACCACGGTCGGCGGGCGCGTCGACTCTTTCGGGGGATGCGCTGCTGCCTGCCGTTCCTGGCGCGGCGATCCTCATCCGGGTGCGCCGGCTCATCAGTGCGATCGCGCTCGTCGCCGTCGGCTACGGCTTCCTGTCGAACGGCTCCCGCGCGTTCTGCCCGGGCGCAGGACCCGCGGCGGAGAGCTGCGTCAGCCTCCAGCTCCACCCGAGCCCGTTCGTGTTCGCGGCACTCGCCTTCGTGGTGTTCGTGGCGATCGGACGCGTGCTGCGGCGTGCTCGCACCGAGGCGGACGCCCTCCGCACCCTCGATCGCGCTGCGCTCGTCGGCACCGCGATCGCCGGGGTCAGCCTGCTGATCGGCGTCGTGTGGTTCGGCCTGATCCCACTGGAGTCGTGGAACGGCAGCGCGACCTATTTCTTCCCGTTCCCCTTCGCCTCCGTCGACCTGACGGTGACGCCCGCCTCCTGATCCGCGTGCCGCTCAGAGCGCGAGCGTCGCGCGCGCGGCGTCGGTGAGCGCCCGGCCGTAGGACGGCCCGTAGCCGGCGGCGTGCACGGCGAGCGGGTGCAGCTGGTGCAGCGGGATGCGGTCCCGCCAGCCGGCACGCAGCGGCCGGGCGGCGTCGTAGCCGGCGGCGATATCGTCGAGGTGCGGTGCGCCGAAGAGCGCAAGCATCGCGAGGTCGGTCTCGCGGTGGCCGCCGTGCGCGGCCGGGTCGATCAGCACGCCGCCGCGCGCGTCCCAGAGCAGGTTGCCGTTCCACAGGTCGCCGTGGATGCGCGCGGGCGGCTCGTCGTCGTCGAACTCCCCCGACTCCACGCGCTCGACGGCCGCACGAATCACCGGCAGCTGATCCGTGGTGACGCTCCCGGCATCCACCGCGATCTCCAGGTACGGCCGCACGCGGTCGCGCGCGTAGAACCGGCCCCAGCTGGTCTCGTGCGCGATGGGGAGCGGGCGCTTGCCGATGAACAGCGGGCCGTCCCAGCCGTCCGGCGGCGCGCCGAACGCTGCGGCCCCGGCCGCGTGCGTCAGCGCGAGGGCGGCGCCGAACGCCCGGGCGGCCTCCCCGGTCGCGCGCGTCTCGCGGATGCGCTCCAGCTCGATCCGTCCCGGGCCCATGGACGCGACGCCGACCACGCGCGCTCCCCCGTCCGCCTCCGGTTCGCTGAGCCAGCGAAGCCCGGCGGCCTCCGCCTCGAAGAACCCGTCGGGGGCGTCCGCCCGCTCCTTCGTCATCGTCTCCACGCGGCCAACCTACGACCGTCACGGACTGTGGGAAGGAGGAACGCGATCCCGACGCCCACGAGCGTCCCGAGCGTGTTCGCGAGCAGGTCGCTCGGGTCGCTGAAGCGCGCGGGCAGGAACAGCTGCACGAACTCGATGACCAGCGTCGCGACGATGCCGATGGCGCCCGCGAGCCACCAGCGCCAGCGGCCGAGCAGCAGGGTGAACAGCAGCCCCATCGGCACGAACATGAGCACGTTGGCGGAGAACTCGGCCACCACGTAGTCCACCCAGCCGAGGCCGCGAACCGCCGACACGAACCGCAGCAGCGACCGCAGGAGCGGGTTGCCCGCGGGGTTCCCGGGCGCCGGGTTCAGCGTGATCCACGCGACGACCGCCAGGTAGGCGACGATGACGGCGGAGAGCACGGGACGGCGGCGCATCCTCCTATGCTGGCGCACATGACCAGTGCGTTCCGCATCCGGATGACCGGCCGCTCCACCGACGAGCGCCACAGGGTGTCGAGCCCGCTCGAACTGCTCTTCGACCTGACCTTCGTCGTCGCGATCGCGCAGGTCGCCGGACAGCTGGCGCACGCTGGTGAGAACGGGACAATCCTCGAGCACCTGCCGTTCTACCTGATGGTGTTCTTTGCCATCTGGTGGGCGTGGATGAATTTCACCTGGTTCGCCTCGGCCTACGACACCGACGACGTGCCCTACCGGCTCATGACCCTCGTGCAGATGGGCGGAGTCCTGGTGCTCGCGGCCGGCGTCCCCGCGGCGTTCGACCACGAGAACTTCACGGCGATCATCGTCGGCTACCTGATCATGCGGTTCGCGCTCGTGGGCCAGTGGGTGCGCGCGGCGATCGAGTATCCGGACGGGCGCAAGACGGCGATCCGGTACGCGGTCGGCGTCTCGGCGGTCCAGGTGCTGTGGGTGGCGTGGGGGTTCCTGCCGACGCAAATCGCCGTCGCGACCTTCGTGCTCGGCGCACTGCTCGAACTGGCGGTGCCGCTGTGGGCCGAGCGGCCCGGGATGACGAGCTGGCATCCGCATCACATCGCTGAGCGGTACGGGCTGTTCACGATCATCGTGCTCGGCGAGTCAGTGTCGGCCTCGGCGATCGGCGTGCAGAACGCGCTCGCCCAATCCGGATTCAGCGCCGCCCTGGTGTGGATCGCGGTGGCCGGGCTGGTGCTCCTGTTCGCCCTGTGGTGGCTGTACTTCCTGGAGCCGGCCGCCGAAGGACTGCGGTCGCGACGGAACCGGTCGTTCTATTGGGGGTACGGCCATTACTTCGTGTTCG is from Leifsonia sp. 466MF and encodes:
- a CDS encoding fructosamine kinase family protein, whose amino-acid sequence is MTKERADAPDGFFEAEAAGLRWLSEPEADGGARVVGVASMGPGRIELERIRETRATGEAARAFGAALALTHAAGAAAFGAPPDGWDGPLFIGKRPLPIAHETSWGRFYARDRVRPYLEIAVDAGSVTTDQLPVIRAAVERVESGEFDDDEPPARIHGDLWNGNLLWDARGGVLIDPAAHGGHRETDLAMLALFGAPHLDDIAAGYDAARPLRAGWRDRIPLHQLHPLAVHAAGYGPSYGRALTDAARATLAL
- a CDS encoding VanZ family protein; its protein translation is MRRRPVLSAVIVAYLAVVAWITLNPAPGNPAGNPLLRSLLRFVSAVRGLGWVDYVVAEFSANVLMFVPMGLLFTLLLGRWRWWLAGAIGIVATLVIEFVQLFLPARFSDPSDLLANTLGTLVGVGIAFLLPTVRDGRRLAAWRR
- a CDS encoding low temperature requirement protein A, which translates into the protein MTSAFRIRMTGRSTDERHRVSSPLELLFDLTFVVAIAQVAGQLAHAGENGTILEHLPFYLMVFFAIWWAWMNFTWFASAYDTDDVPYRLMTLVQMGGVLVLAAGVPAAFDHENFTAIIVGYLIMRFALVGQWVRAAIEYPDGRKTAIRYAVGVSAVQVLWVAWGFLPTQIAVATFVLGALLELAVPLWAERPGMTSWHPHHIAERYGLFTIIVLGESVSASAIGVQNALAQSGFSAALVWIAVAGLVLLFALWWLYFLEPAAEGLRSRRNRSFYWGYGHYFVFASLAALGAGLEVAVQAGAAHSEASNTAVEYAMAVPVAVFLLMLYVLHAPLVSEVVIRPLKTIVAIALVLLLPLASPVIGLVGVTIGIALVAAALVAVTLFDRAVAARRGAVPSSAPASPSPRD